From a region of the Fischerella sp. JS2 genome:
- a CDS encoding N-acetyltransferase, translating to MHLPLYKILKNGIKVELDYMHLEEQEEVRKLLNVVILEGQTYPQKKPLSPSEFAAYWLNQDAFVVRTDAESATQQLKEILGAFYLKPNFPGRCCHICNAGFIVQPGKRGLGIGRFMGEAMLSIAASVGYEGVIFNLVFATNIASIQLWKSLGFQIIGQIPAAVKLDIQQVDALIMYRKLGIGGYGLGIGRESVNSEQ from the coding sequence ATGCACTTACCCCTTTATAAAATTTTAAAAAATGGCATCAAAGTAGAGTTAGATTATATGCATCTAGAGGAACAAGAGGAGGTAAGGAAATTACTGAATGTTGTGATTTTAGAAGGACAAACCTATCCCCAAAAAAAACCTCTCTCACCATCAGAGTTTGCAGCTTACTGGTTAAATCAGGATGCCTTTGTAGTCAGGACAGATGCTGAATCTGCTACACAACAACTCAAAGAAATATTGGGAGCGTTTTATCTTAAACCAAACTTTCCAGGTCGATGTTGCCATATTTGCAACGCTGGTTTTATTGTACAACCTGGCAAGCGGGGTCTAGGAATTGGGCGATTCATGGGAGAAGCGATGCTCTCAATTGCTGCTAGTGTTGGCTACGAGGGGGTAATTTTCAATTTGGTCTTTGCTACTAATATAGCTTCGATTCAATTATGGAAATCACTAGGATTTCAGATTATTGGGCAGATTCCGGCGGCGGTAAAACTAGATATACAGCAGGTGGATGCGTTGATTATGTATCGGAAATTAGGGATCGGGGGTTATGGATTGGGCATAGGGCGTGAATCAG